A genomic region of Prochlorococcus marinus XMU1405 contains the following coding sequences:
- the purU gene encoding formyltetrahydrofolate deformylase, which translates to MEHPSIIFQIVCPDRPGLVSLLTSWISNYGGNIKHSDHHTDQDAGLFLSRIEWNINNESFNRDEIYKEFEKIADEVNGQFNVNYSDEIPNVAIFVSKQNHCLIDLLWRVRNGELKMKVPLIISNHSYLENIANDFNAKFVHFDTFKTEKTIVEDQFLNLLKKYDIELVVLAKYMQILSDSFLKKFSSIINIHHSFLPAFKGGQPYHRAWKRGVKLIGATAHYVTEDLDEGPIIEQCTVNVSHRDEVDDLIRKGRDIERIALARAVRLHLNHQVFVYNSKTAVFD; encoded by the coding sequence TTGGAACATCCATCAATTATATTCCAAATTGTTTGTCCCGATCGTCCTGGCCTTGTAAGTTTACTTACAAGTTGGATTTCAAATTACGGTGGCAACATAAAACATTCTGATCATCATACAGATCAAGATGCAGGTTTGTTTCTTAGTCGAATTGAATGGAATATTAACAATGAATCTTTTAATAGGGATGAAATTTATAAAGAATTTGAAAAAATTGCAGATGAAGTAAATGGACAATTTAACGTAAATTATTCTGATGAAATCCCAAATGTTGCGATTTTTGTAAGTAAACAAAATCATTGTTTGATTGATTTACTTTGGCGAGTAAGAAATGGAGAACTCAAAATGAAAGTTCCTTTAATAATTTCAAATCATTCTTATCTTGAAAATATTGCAAATGACTTTAATGCAAAATTTGTCCATTTTGATACCTTTAAAACTGAAAAAACTATTGTTGAAGATCAATTTTTAAATTTACTAAAAAAATATGACATTGAACTTGTTGTATTAGCCAAATATATGCAAATTTTGAGTGACTCTTTTTTAAAAAAGTTTTCTTCGATAATAAATATTCATCATTCTTTCTTACCTGCATTTAAGGGCGGGCAACCATATCATAGAGCATGGAAGAGAGGTGTTAAATTAATCGGTGCTACTGCTCACTATGTTACTGAAGATCTTGATGAAGGCCCGATAATAGAGCAATGTACAGTTAATGTAAGTCATAGGGATGAAGTTGATGATTTGATTAGAAAAGGAAGAGATATTGAAAGAATAGCTTTAGCAAGAGCAGTTAGATTACATCTAAATCATCAAGTATTTGTCTATAACAGCAAAACTGCTGTTTTTGATTGA